Genomic segment of Clupea harengus unplaced genomic scaffold, Ch_v2.0.2, whole genome shotgun sequence:
GTCAGGGAAAACAAAGTCTGGGTTGTGTTGCTTGTTTTTGTTCATCATGGGAAAGTAAAAGATTTAACTGATAGAGAGAAAAGCATTCATTTCCAGTGGCCAAAGTGCTCAACCACTGAAGCCATGAAGCACTGATATAGTCTAAAAGATAGTATTAAAATACTTGGTAGGGCGGAAGATCATACACATTCATGAATTTTGAGATAAATAGATACAAAATGGCAGTTACAGCAGCATGGATAGTTAAAACTTCTTTTGCCAATTACCTTAAGGAAATTCCGTTGTGTCAGGATTGTCCTCCCTGTAAAGGGGAAGCTCACACTCCATTCCATGCTATGACCATGACATTATTTAAGCTAACCAACACATCAGTAATCATTATGATCTGATATAATCAACCATGCTTTTTTCATTCTTAAAGTAATTGAATATGTTAATTATATCTGTGAAAATGAGAGCTTGATATGGTGTATAATTGACTTTGCATTATTTTGCAAACGTGTTAGATGTGAATTTATACATGGTGTATGAGAGAGGAAGTGCTGTTACCTGTCACTAAAGTCAATTTGCATTTCTTGGTTATTCAAGTGGAAACATGAACtgtaaatacatttaatggCCTATTTAATGACAATATGTCTAAATCTCAACAAGGCTACTGCCCAACCCTATGGCTTTTCATTCCAAAGAGGACCATTCAGTGAAACCCATTTTCATTCCAATAACACCTCCACAATGGTTTACTGATAATGTTGACATTATCAAATTTTTTATCTGTAGTCAGTGCAGTCTGTTACCCAATGCTTCTGCAATTAATAACAGGAATGCATGTGACCTGGAGCAGAACTCAAGTAATCTCGCAAACATAAGGAATTCCAGGGGACCACAACAGGATAAATCAATTACTTTTCCCTTCCAGGAAAACAGGAAGCTTCAGCAGTCTGGGCCAACGTCAGCCTCTCTGTTCCTTAAAGATCTGTACGGCTTTTGAGTGACGTAATCCTGTTTATCCTTCTCGTCAATAACTACATTACAAACTTCAATAATAAGAAAAAGAATATGTGGGCAGTCATTCTGCAATGTGCCCATTCAAAGGTCTTCCTCAACACAGAGAACCCAGATGCCAGCAGCTGAATTTAACCACAGAACTGCTTTGttttcaaacacatgcacatgtccCACTTAACTGAGCAGGAGAGCAGGCCGCAGCCGTGGTGAGTGGGAGAGATGCTAATTTGAAGCGAAAGTCCCACTAGCTCTGTTAAATTGTTCCCAACACCTTGCATGAGCTCGGACAGACTCCTTAgtcagtgggagagggaggattAAAGTAATAAATCCGAAACCTCCACACCTTCCCCCAGCTGTTAGCCTGCCctctgcagagggagggagggagggggagaaataaAATCActaagtaagagagagagagagagagagagagagggagggagagagggtcggtgtgtgtttggaagagagagagaggggggggggggggtctgtgtgtgtgtgaaagagagagagagagggtctgtgtgtgtgtgtgaaagagagagagagtgggtctgtgtgtgtgtgaaagagagagagagagagagagagagagagagagagagggagagaaggagcgagacagccacagccacacttGACCTCTGTTATATAAtaaggacacacgcacacatgcacaaagaaaaaaacatctgtgtttccccccacacacagtatCTACTGTGTTCAGAACTTTTGGCCGCTGGAAAAGTCAGACAGCTGTGTATCACTGAATAACAACTCAAGAATGACCAACTTTATGATCTTACAGAAGATCTTTACAAATGGTGCTGTGTGGAGTTATTGTTCATAGAATCAGACTCAAGTTTGGGATCAAACTGGTTCTTTCACGTTGGGATTTGCCTTGTGTGGTTGTCCAAATCAAAATGACGGACGGTGATCACCAATTATCCACTTAATGGATTATGAGTGTTTGTTTCTTCACCATGACTCTGGTTCCTTCCCATCGGTTTTGTTTCCTCTTCTTCAGAGACTGCAGTCTAAGCAATATTCTCTCAACAAGCCATAGCCTAATACTTCTTATCCTTGAGACCTATGACACCTAAGGCTCACACCaactattacatttacatttacactcacaATTCAGGAATACAAGTCACAAACGTGTACAATCTCACATTGGACTATTTACTTCCCTTAGTAGAGAAGGGACATTTTTCAGTTGCACAGGGCCATTGTGCTCACGCCAGCACTGTAAACAAACCATCAGTGACTCAAGCTGCTTCTCCCACTGAGCGCCATGCACCTGCTGCTTCATTGTAAGCTGTCTGCATTCCCCAACACCTCCATCACCTTTTCCCCACTTCCATACgacgaccaccaccaccaccaccaccactccatTTACTACAGACAAATGGCTTTTCCAAACTCCATACAGAGCATTTCTAAAACACAGCGGGCGTAATACACACCACATGTTCAGattaagaaaaaaatgaaaaatgttagATGTTAAAATGTGTACTAATGTTTTGATGTAGTATAATGTCTGGTGCGTAGTGTAAATATAAGATGCACATAAAGATGTATCTTTTTCTTTCACAGAAAACTATGAAGTTAGGGTTGAGGCTCATAGCCTGCATTTCAGAAGCTTCTGATATGGCGTTGAAAGACGCAGCAGCAGACTTCTGAACTAAAGTGAATGAAAAGATTTGTAACTCTCCTACTCCCCCACCGGACAGTGAAAGTGCTGCTGCTCGACAGCTTATACGATTGTAGACCTATAAATACCCCTTCTGCTGCAGTTGTCCCATACAGGAAACGGGAATAGGAGTGGCTTGTAAATTCTTTGAGTGTCTGTATTTTCACTTATACACTCCAAGTGAGGCAGCGAAacaaattattataatttgttCACGTAAGGACAGTTGGTTATCTGCGCACGAGATCTTAGGGTGAATGACCTGGGGAATAAATTGTATGTCAGATGTTAACATAAATCAGTGATGGAGTTGTAACAAAATAGCATGTTGGTAGACCTTATTGATGTTTTCTTTAAAGACATTACTAATGCAATGTCATCATatttgccttttgcaggatttTTGCCGTATGTTAGATTTAGGCCTATGGTTTCACCTCGCTGCTTCAGAGGGGTCTCTGGGGTTGCCGTGGCCTGCAGAAAGGAAATTGATGAATAAGTAGCATAGGCTATTACACTGTAGCCAACCTAATCAAATCGGATAAATTGtctaaaaaaacacaacactgagCCCTTACAGTGCTAGTCAGTTGTATCTAAGACACCCACTTCCTTCaactgaaaaaacaacaacattgtgACCAAAACCGATTGCTGCCAATTGAGATGTGCGATTTCGTGATGTTTCTTTAATTGCTAACTATTTCAGCCTTCTGTTAATCACCTGCAAGTGCAGCTCAAATGCTAAACATTATGTCAGAATATCCTTCATTGCTGCGTATCGTAGCCTACCACTTCAGTGTGGCGTCCCATTGTGGTTTATGACAAGCCGTTTACATTTTCATCCGATAGCCTGATAACATGCTCTATTTCAGCATGGCATGACATGGCAAAATATGATTAAGCTAGCAAGAATATGGCCTAATCTCTACATTTGGTAAATGGATCATCTAACTGCAGTAATAGGAGTTATCTGCGAAAGTAAATATATTCTGTATAGAATTGAATTACAACCAGTGTTTCACCACAAGTTCCAGTTCCAGTATGGAAGTAGTCTAGCCTATATCTGACCATGCAATGTTAAGATATTGTTAAACAGgttgattttatttttccacAGTCCATAAATGGTGGTGATGACATTTTTAGAAGGACAATTTAAGGCCACTTATGAGCTACAGGGTAATGTTAAATAGCTGATTTTAGGCTGCAAATTCTATTTTGTGTgataaaactaaaacatttcaaattATAGTGCTATTTTCGCAGATTAAAGTTACCTTTCTTAGATCAGTAAAAATGAGTCCAGATGAAACCCTTAAACGGCTTACCAGAAATGTCTGCTCCCGGGAAAGATATAACTCAATGGGCGGTGCTTGGTCCTTCATGGGCGTGGTTTCCGCTAAACGGAGGGTTTGGTTGATTTGCAATCGATCAGTTGGAAAAGACAGGGGTAGATTTTCTAACTGTGAAAGAAATGTGATGTGCAGCATACGTGTTTGTGCAAGATTGCTACGTTCGGGTTGATGCAAGCGTTGAAACGATTTGCTGTTGAGCGGAATAGTCCACACGGATAGCAAACCAACTTCGAGTTTTCaaacaacatatttttttaagtgtgtttttGATAATAGTTTGGGATCGGATAAATATAGAAGTATTACTTTATCTTTGTTTTGCATTTACGAACGGAAGGCGCACAGATCGTGAATCTATTACTGACGATTTTAATGCAATTACGGACCACAGGAAGCCGGgagtaaagaagaaaacagGAGCGCAGAGGCCCGATTTCTCCGCATCGCCACAAGTCCACCTCTGTTTCTCCTGTGGAGTAGGCTACTTGAGTCTCTCACCACCGCGACCTGGATGGATGGGTATGGGGAAAACAGGATTTTGTTACCGCGGGGCTGAGCGCCTCATCTACGCGTCATCATTTCTCCTGCTGATCTTGCTCAGTTTCTCGGCCGTGGTCCAGATAGGTAACTGATATTTCCTCATCGCTTTCTCCCTGTTCTTGTGGTTTTTGCCCCCTGACATGTCAGTGATAACACAACACTCCCTGTGTTGAGCATAGCCTATTAGATCTTCAGACGCCAgctacacaaacaaactacacaAAACGTCAATCCTATTGTTTAAATCATCCTTAAAGTAGGTCCTGAAATTGCAGATCATGTGAATGTAACGACACTGAACTTTGAAGGAGTTTGAGCCGTAACACTATTCCTTCCTACTTTCACGTTCGGCTGGATTCTTGGTCGAGTTCGGACTGTGTTTAGTTCATCTACGATATCTCACTGTAATAGGTTGTGACTTGAAGGCTAGTTGATACCAGGTTGACAGAAAGATTGGGTTAGAGATAGTTTTGCGGTTGTGTCTGCCCCGATCTTTGCGCTCTCATCGTTTTAAAAATTGCGACTTTGTTTCCATTCATGGCCTTGATGCACTTCTCCGTTCCACACGCCATTCCAATAAGCTAATATGGTTTGCCAAGAAAAGTTACAAAGTCGCAGTCAAGACACACTATCATGTTTTAGAAATAAGTAGCCTAGATAGGGCAAATAGCACTCATCTCAGCATTTAGAACTTTGTCTAGAAAATCCacgcttctttttttttataatataataGCCCAGGCCATATTTCGAAACATGTGGCTGTTACATTTAGTGGAatcttattttgtttttcattaggATGCCAACTGCAATTATAAGATAGCCTGTAGCCTGTAATAATTAGTCTGACAACCTGTCATTGTTGTTTAATTTTAGCATTACGACAGCTGAATATGACTCCGAAGTAGCCCACGCCCTTTTGATTTCCTATAGCTTATGAATGCTGATCGATGCCGTCAATCAGCCTTGTTTCATAGGGAAGCCTACTCTGTGGAAGTGTTTCCCAGCTAACTCAACCCAATAATTATGTTCATGATCCGTGAATAGGACACTGTTAATACTAGCCTACACATTTGGTGGCCTGTTTTCTCTTGGCTCTGTGACAGCTGCTCCACTTCGGGTGTCCTGACCGTTGCCCGTGTTCGCGGCCATCACAAATGAATGGTGGATGGTATGCTGCTGGGTGTCCATTGAGTACTCACACCTTCATAATTCATTTAACATGGATCCCGGGCAGCTGGACATGATACGGTTTAAGTCACTGAGATGACCAGGCGGTGGTTCTAAGCCACGTTTATCCACAGGAAAAATCCCCCCTAGAAACTATGTTGATTCAGACAGATTTTAGGGGTGATTTCAAGCATTCAGTAGTACCAGTTTCCACTGTGGATGCACATGCGTTGTAGTCAGTTTGTatgttgcttttgttttggtttaaccTTCTTCTTTCTCGCCCTGTTATGACCAGCAACTGTAGCATTCATGCCATCTAAACAATTGAACACTTTTCAACAGCTGCAACTTCTATAGACTATTGAATTTGTTTAGGCCATCCAGAATTGGTAAACCTTTGTCTGATCTTGTATCTGGCACATGCTTTGAAAACATGATATTAAAATGACATATTTATCTTAAAAGTggcatttgtgtttatgtggcaAAGCAATATGTTGGTTTTAGAGCTAATGCTTCTTGGAAGTGAAGTTATGGTCGAACCCCTTTGTGTCTTGATCAAATTCACAATTAATAGACTTGAAGAGATTATATATACATAACCAAGCCATCTAATAGAAGTCTTGTCATATTTTCAGTCTGTACTTCATGCCCATCACTTTCTCTTAAAGCTTTGTCAGATTCTTTTTAAAAGACTAAAACAAGACAAGACTAAAAACATCTGTTGTATAAGAACACAGTCGTAAAGGAACCTTTGTTTGTTATTACTCCTGTGCCCCGGATTAGAGAGACATTCTTCTTAAATCACTGAATCGTTGAGGAGGAGCACACAATCTCCCCTCACACAGCCTGGATATTGTATGGATAACAAAGGATTGCTGAGGCACAGTGTTGCAGATGTCATTTAGATTCTGAGGCTCATATGGAAGACGGGACgggagggggggctggagaAAAGGGCTCTTGCTTGCCTGCTCAGCGGTCGTTAACATTCACTCCTGCACAAGGCGTAGGTCTGCTGACCTCTTTGCCCTGGCCAAATTCCACATCTTGAAATTTCACTCCGCCACACCGGTTGGGGCCCTCCGGAGCAGAGAAGGTCTGCTTAGAAGGCCACCCTGAGAAAATATTTCCAGCTACTTAATTACAACAAGGCCGTGCTGTGTGCTCCGAACGGGATGCCTCAATCATGAAGGAAGAAAACACAAATTAATTTTGGGGGCCTTGAAACAAATACCTTTTGTGTTTTATTCTCTTCGGTTTTTATTGCTGTGCAGGTTTTTATTATCTGCCTGGAACAAGAAGGACAACACCAAGCCCATTGTTCTTGTTGAACtcaaaattgaaaaaaaagcaaatagcAGAGGTTAcacctaatatatatataatataacaacATACCACAAGAGAGTGATTTTCAAATACTTTTATGTAACCTTCTTGAATGAAACAGTAGTCATTAGCTGATTTTAATGTATTAACAAGCTGAATACATTTGATGGAAGCAATTTAAAAAAGTAATGGAACTTAAAAGGATTTTTACCTGTGGCAACAGAGAGTTCCTTGCCTCATTCATACCTGTGTTTTAAGGTCaaatgtctgagtgagtgttttgAACAACAAGCTAATTCTTGCACATGGGCCTTGTATCACTCAGTTTTTCTGATTCTAAGTGTGAAGGTTTGGCACTACGGTTTTTGATGCTAATTCTAAAACCAATTAGGCGTCTGCTGTGTTAGTCAAGAGATCTAGCAGCACAGTTTGACAAGGCGCTGAGAAATTCTTGCTCTGCATGTGACGGTTTgatttttacacctctgctgcCCCCAACTGGGGCCCTCTTTAGCCATAACACAGGGCAGTTCTTCATATTACTCCTGATGCACTCTTCTTCAGTCTTGATGAGTCAGCCATGCCATGAGGATCCTCTTTTTTGGCTGTGCTTCTGGTATGGAGCCCTTCccgctcccccaccccacccccaggtttgtttgtgtgactccTGTCAGGCCCAAGAAATATCCGGGCAGCGTGCTCCTCACCATGCCGATTTAAATAGGAATGTCAGGTGATGCTCTAATTGTGTCCAGCTGCCCAATGGTGAAAAACAGCTTGTGTCGATGATTTCTGTAAATCTGATTAGAGGGGGGTGATTTCAGATGAGGTCCTGGTCCGCTGGAGCTGCTTCAGGAGGCCCGGTGTGCGGTCACGTCCTGCTCACACATGTTGGTGATAAAAGTTCTCCAGGCAGTGCCAGGGCTCGACGGCATATGAGGTCACACGGGGCCgcctgtgttctctgtgaaaagatcttctgtttctctgcaaTTTACAAGGCATGCCCACCAAACATGGTTACATCTGCAGCGAGCTTCTTGTCTTTGCTCCTCATTTGCTCTTCTCTGTATAAGTAATCCATCCGACGCCTCAAGATGGATTGACGAATCCATTGAGATTCTTGCTCTGATAGTAAACACATCAAAGAGGTTCTTGGTGATTAAGACCCTCTCTCGCACTGGCCAGAACTGGAATTTGGCGGCTCGGAGGAAGCCAAAAGTCTGTTGTATTTGAAACCAGGCCTGATAAGGTGTCTTGGACTGAAAGTCAAGATCGctttcccatcctctctctgtgcctgatTCAAAGCCCACAAATGATTACATGGTATTAGAGAAGGCTTGAGGTATTGATCGACAGAAAATATTGAATTGGCACGTTCTCTTAAGACCATGCAGAATTCTAATGCCGCTATGAAATATAGCCTGTCAGGCAAGTTTGACGGTAGATAAGTTCATAATGTACTCCGTTGCATTTGAGTCCTCATCAGGCTGTGGCTTATTGGCAGTAGAAGGCCTGCTTGGGGAGCTCTCACTATTTCAGATGCGAAGATTAAAGGTGTGTTAATGGAGAAACAAGAGTGGCTGTCTGATTTAAAAggctctctttttttgtgattGAATTAGGACTTGCATTAGGAAGTGTCAGCTAAAGGACTGGATAGAAAGTGCATGATTATCAATGTGTTGGCCCTCTTAGAGAACCAAGTAGCCAGCAAGCTATGTTGAGGAAGTAGAGTACTGATACGTTACATTAGGCTAGACATATTGCAGATTCATCAGAGCTACTCAGAGGAAATGTCCTGAAGTGAAACCAGAGCCAAATGAGCAGAAGTCATACTTCAGTCAGGATGAATGTAGTTTAGGCTCTGCCTCTACATGGAAGAATAAGTCTGAAGAATTGCAAAATAAATTTGAGTTTTTACACTATGCTCTCACTATGCTTCAGCCATTAGAATATAGACCCTGTAGAGTGCCTTGGCATTTTACCTCTTAACACAATTACTTAGATTTGACTTTGACTCAGTTGGTAAATATTTTGTGATATACCTGCAGATTTTGCAGTAAACAggagctgttttgttttgtcccaAAGCCCCAGAACTTTTTGGCTGATGTGCCGTCAAAGTGCTAGATTCTTACCATACCAGGAGTATTGTACTAACTGGGAAAAGACCATGGAAACTTTCAAGGTGCTGGCTCTTCTTTCAGCAGCTAGTCACTGGGAAAGCGTCCTCTGTTTGTCTCACTGAGGTGATAGTTTTATTAGGACTTTTTGTTGACCTAATTTTAGATTCTTTACTTTATGTGGATCATGCGATTGAACCTGAATCTCTCACTCTGAATCTGACATAGAAATCTCTGCGTCTGATTTGCCCTCTGGACAAAATAGTCAGCTTTAGTCTTGTTCAGTTAGACATTTACAGAACATTTACAGGTACAACCTGAATGCTGAACGTTTTGGTTTTACCTTCCTTTATTTATGTTGCTTTTTGAACATTATCAACTAATCCTTTATCGCAGGTTTACGGTATATGTTTTTAGAATCATCCAAAAACCAAGTATTATAAATGATTAGAGTACAGAAATCAGTGACCACTGCAGACGGCACTTTACCAGTAGCCACACCAGCATAAGGGAGACTGTTATccccttttgtttttattaaagcTTAGATGCCAACTAAATGGCTTTGCTGTGATTTATAACTCcaccatgtgtttgtttgttcctcTGGCTCCAAAGCCTGCCCcactcactttctttttttttcctgttccagAGGGAAGCCAAGGGCACACCCCACAGTGCCGCATCCAGAAGTGCACCACCGACTTCGTCTTGCTCACCTCCCACCTTAACGCGGCGCTGGATGGCTTCGACACGGAGTTCTGCAAGGCGCTGCGGGCCTACTCCGCCTGCACGCAGCGCACGGCCAAGAGCTGCCGTGGCAACCTGGTCTTCCATTCGGCGGTGCTGGGCATCAGCGACCTCATGAGTCAGCGCAACTGCTCCAAGGACGGCCCCACGTCGCCCACGCACCCAGAGATGCCCGTGGAGccctgcaactaccacaaccgCCACCTCCACCAGCAGGGCTCATGGATGGGCGTGGGGGCCGGCACCGTGCAGCCCCCCACCTACCTTTTTTGTGGCCTGTTCGGCGACCCACACCTGAGGACTTTCAAGGACCACTTTCAGACGTGCAAGGTGGAGGGTGCCTGGCCTCTCATCGACAACAACTACCTGTCCGTTCAGGTCACCAACGTGCCTGTGGTGATGGGCTCCAGTGCCACAGCTACCAATAAGGTCAGTGATATGTTCCATGCTCAGCGTTCCTTTGAGTTGATCTCACTGATCCGTGCTAAAGGACCATTTATGTATGATGCACAAGATACTTCAAAACTGGGCTTGGGAGGTGTTTACTGTGATGTTATGTATTAGTGAGGACTCGTAACATGTGTTTAAACTGCCAACTCCCATTTTCATGTTCAATTTTATACCACACTGATCTGTAGGCATGCATGTGTGACTCTTATTTGGTTACATGTTATTTGCTTTTATTTAAATTctattttattacttttattttacTGCCTAATAACCATAACAGATGTTACATTCATAACTGTTACATTTGCATGCTGGTGCTTGTAAATCTCGTAAAAGTGGACATGATGTTGTAGAGATCTACTAAATCTCTGCCTCAAGTTTGTCTGCTTACAAGTGATTTTCATTCACGTCATCCAAACCGTCTTTAGCACAGAGGGTGCAATATACATGCCTAATTTCGTTATTTAGACAGACACTCAAATGATGTTTATTTCCTGAGGTCTTTCGAGGCCAGCGTCCCGCCTGGCTTGAATGTGCACATTTTCAGCCAAATATAGAGGGAGCCGTCCACAGAGCAGCGACTTTCCCAAAGTCATATGCATCGCATAAAAAGTTGTACATCTGaggcagtgttgccagataaCCCAATTTTCAACTCTGACCAAATCTTCACATGTGCAAGCTAAACAAAGCAACCAGCAAAGGCCTTGTGACCAACACTTGTGACCAGGCAGTCCATGAAATCCTAATTTTATTAATGAATACATATAGCATTCACTGTGGTATGACCTGTAATGAATTGAGTTTGAAAGAAGCCTTTACTGTTACTTTCAAGTAAAGGGGGCGGAAGAAATGACCCACACAGGATTTTTAACAAACTTAACAGAGGAATAGCTTTTCTTTCACactaaatgcaaataaatatgGCATAGTCCCTCGTCAGTGAGGTAGGTGAGGGTTTTTGTGACTTGGGTGGAAGACGTTTCCTTCACAAAGATGTCTTTGTTGTTAAAATACTGAATTGTTGTTTTCCCCTGAAGTTGAAATCGTCCGAGGACGTGTAATGAAAGCTTGAGCCTAATGCACAGAGAGTCTCAGTTGACCTTGTGACTTGGGAGGTGGGAGACTATTATTAGCCATTATCACATAATTATTAGCACACACTCCTCgactgagttttttttcttcagattcTTGCCCCTAATGGCCAGCTAGTCGTCACTTTTCATCCATGTCATCTGGGGACAAAACTGGCATTCATTGTCCTGCTAATGTAACACCATTAACCAACTGACAGTCCCCCCTCTCATTGGACAGAGTGgagtttttctctcactctcttttttcccaCCACACATTAATTGAATTTCATTAAAATGTACTTTGTGCTCAAGCAGCAAAATAAGTACTTTGAGGGCCAGTCAGTGTGAGATGAAATTAAAACTGGCAATGTTTGGAATGGGGAAATTTATTAGAGCTttctagctagctagataaaaAGGTTGCCATTTATGGACAAAGCCTCTGTCTTGCGTCATACTGTTTTTGTTGTACCGCTTAAAAACAACAATTTTTTGTTAATCTGAAAATGTTTTGAGTCTGATGAAGGCAGGGATTATGTAAAGGTGGACGTGGCTGTTCGTTTATGTCCCTTATTTTGCCCACGGACAATGTGCAGATGATAAACAGAATGCAGAATATATCCTATTTTCCTGTATCCTTCTTGAAATGGTTATATTTCAGCAATCAATTTAAGGTTTTAATCTcttaattttctttctttcttttagtgTCAGACTAGTTGGTAATTTTGAATTTGATATTTCGGGGTGGACATGTAATAATATATCCTTTCCTCGTTCAGGTCACAATCATCTTCAAACCCTACCAGGAGTGCACTGACCAGAAGGTGTACCAGGCTGTGACGGACGACCTGCCCGCTGCCTTTGTGGACGGTACCATCAGCGGCGGGGACGGCGAGATCAAGAGCCTGTGGGTAATCGAGAAGTCGCCCGGGAACCACGTGGAGATCCACGCCGCCTACATCGGCGTGACGGTGATCGTGCGTCAGCTGGGCCGCTATCTGACGCTGGCGGCGCGCGTGCCAGAGGAGATGGCCATGGCCTTCGACGAAACGCAGGACCTGCAGCTGTGTGTCAACGGCTGCCCGACGTCCGAACGCATCGACCGGGACGGCCACCTGCCTCTCCCCCTGCAGCAGTCGCAGGCCGGGATGAGGCACCAGcagcatcatcaccaccacagccacaaccacaaccacaaccatcaccaccagcagcagcagcagcagcagcagcagtaccagCTGCCCAAACCCAACGCCCAGCGGGCAGCCTACTCCCTGGAGGCGGCCATGGCCAAGTGCAGCGAGCAGCTAGAGGTGAAGGACATCTACTTCCACTCGTGCGTGTTCGACCTGCTCACCACCGGTGACGCCAACTTCACCATGGCGGCGTACGACGCGCTGAGGGACGTGAAGGCGCTGCACCCCAGGAAGGAGCGCTGGCACATCTACCCGCCGTCGGGCGCTGTGCGGGGCCAAGTGCCGCCGCTGCCCCTGCTGGTGTTTCTCTGTTCACTTCTCACTGCTTTGCTatggtgaaaacaaaaaaataagctTGCGCAAAACTGTACCATGTGGATCAGGACGTTTTTTTTATGATGGTACCATTGAAGCAAAgcaacaacagatacaaaagtgttgatgtactgtatatactgtgcATAACATGACAGGAGTCAGACTTTCTTGATTTTAATCCTGAAAATTCAACTCTCTCTCATGACTGTACATTTTGTgtataatactttttttttttctccga
This window contains:
- the rgmb gene encoding RGM domain family member B → MGMGKTGFCYRGAERLIYASSFLLLILLSFSAVVQIEGSQGHTPQCRIQKCTTDFVLLTSHLNAALDGFDTEFCKALRAYSACTQRTAKSCRGNLVFHSAVLGISDLMSQRNCSKDGPTSPTHPEMPVEPCNYHNRHLHQQGSWMGVGAGTVQPPTYLFCGLFGDPHLRTFKDHFQTCKVEGAWPLIDNNYLSVQVTNVPVVMGSSATATNKVTIIFKPYQECTDQKVYQAVTDDLPAAFVDGTISGGDGEIKSLWVIEKSPGNHVEIHAAYIGVTVIVRQLGRYLTLAARVPEEMAMAFDETQDLQLCVNGCPTSERIDRDGHLPLPLQQSQAGMRHQQHHHHHSHNHNHNHHHQQQQQQQQQYQLPKPNAQRAAYSLEAAMAKCSEQLEVKDIYFHSCVFDLLTTGDANFTMAAYDALRDVKALHPRKERWHIYPPSGAVRGQVPPLPLLVFLCSLLTALLW